A genome region from Methanobacterium subterraneum includes the following:
- a CDS encoding GDP-mannose 4,6-dehydratase: MNWNEKNILITGANGFVGSYLAKELLEKGSDVYGFIRPEDMVAMEKNLIDKGIKDKLKMLEGDLGDISSLASALDQSQPDVIFHLAAQSSVEFSFKRPLDTQDINTIGTANLLEAVRIKDVDAKIVFAGSSEVYGMVISSEEQYQRALDSGKTIFPEPEKIPELPISESNPLRPMSPYAVSKVSGDFLMQNYHHSYGLDTVVSRAFNHEGAGRGMMFVTSIITNQIMKLKHQETDRITIGNLNACRDWSHVTDIIQGYQVLASKGRGGEVYNQGSMRTNSVLSYILLGLERAGWDINRIETLKGDEQTKTINNPTEIDDDPIFGVKFDKTRVDQMILENQLEYTIQDKGIRVTTDQGPLTIEFNPDRFRPSEIPLLLCDNQKIQKIGARIEYSLSDVIQDQLDYFNQKENRV, encoded by the coding sequence ATGAACTGGAATGAAAAGAACATCCTCATAACCGGGGCCAATGGATTTGTAGGCTCGTATCTAGCTAAAGAACTTTTAGAAAAGGGGTCAGATGTTTATGGTTTTATAAGGCCGGAAGATATGGTGGCCATGGAAAAGAACTTGATAGACAAGGGTATTAAGGATAAGCTGAAGATGCTGGAGGGGGACCTTGGTGATATATCCTCCCTGGCCAGTGCCCTGGACCAATCCCAGCCAGATGTGATCTTCCACCTGGCAGCCCAGTCCAGTGTGGAGTTTTCCTTTAAACGTCCCCTGGATACCCAGGATATTAATACCATTGGCACGGCCAATCTCCTGGAAGCTGTGCGTATTAAGGATGTTGATGCCAAGATAGTGTTTGCTGGCTCCAGTGAAGTTTACGGCATGGTTATATCCTCCGAGGAACAGTACCAGCGGGCCCTTGATAGTGGTAAGACCATCTTCCCCGAACCAGAGAAAATCCCTGAGTTACCCATCAGTGAATCCAATCCCCTGCGCCCCATGTCCCCCTACGCAGTGAGCAAGGTTTCGGGTGATTTTCTGATGCAGAACTACCACCACTCCTATGGACTGGATACTGTGGTGTCCCGGGCCTTCAACCACGAAGGGGCGGGTAGGGGTATGATGTTCGTAACCTCCATTATCACCAACCAGATCATGAAACTGAAACACCAGGAGACTGACCGGATCACCATAGGCAACTTGAATGCCTGCCGTGACTGGTCCCATGTAACTGACATCATCCAGGGATACCAGGTACTTGCCAGTAAGGGGCGTGGTGGTGAAGTGTACAACCAGGGATCCATGAGAACCAACTCCGTCCTGAGCTACATATTACTGGGCCTGGAAAGGGCAGGGTGGGATATAAACCGGATTGAAACCCTTAAAGGCGATGAACAGACAAAAACCATCAATAATCCCACGGAAATCGATGATGATCCCATCTTCGGAGTTAAGTTTGACAAGACCAGGGTGGACCAGATGATCCTGGAGAACCAGCTGGAATACACCATACAGGATAAGGGGATCCGGGTCACCACTGACCAGGGACCTCTGACCATTGAGTTCAACCCCGACCGGTTCCGGCCATCAGAGATACCGCTCTTACTCTGTGATAATCAGAAAATCCAGAAAATAGGTGCAAGGATTGAATACAGTCTCAGCGACGTGATCCAGGACCAGCTGGACTATTTTAACCAGAAAGAGAACCGGGTTTAA
- a CDS encoding type II toxin-antitoxin system VapC family toxin, which produces MSTKYVLDSSVIAAIFFQEPSSEKAASAVENHELVTVDLARAEVANVAWKRVTFFNEDREITTKALKMSMEFIETSCKVIPTRELVEESFPMALKNKISFYDALFVRASLREGVPLLTLDKKLEKTSNLVKLL; this is translated from the coding sequence ATGTCCACTAAATATGTTTTAGACTCATCAGTTATAGCAGCCATTTTTTTCCAGGAACCCTCCTCAGAAAAAGCTGCCAGCGCAGTAGAAAATCATGAGCTGGTTACAGTTGACCTGGCACGAGCAGAAGTAGCCAACGTGGCTTGGAAAAGAGTAACATTCTTTAATGAAGACCGGGAAATAACCACTAAGGCACTCAAGATGAGCATGGAATTCATAGAAACCAGCTGTAAAGTCATCCCCACCCGGGAACTGGTGGAAGAATCCTTTCCCATGGCTTTAAAAAATAAAATTAGTTTCTACGATGCACTTTTTGTGAGAGCGTCACTCCGGGAAGGAGTACCACTACTTACCCTGGATAAAAAACTCGAAAAAACTTCGAACCTGGTTAAACTACTGTAA
- the vapB gene encoding type II toxin-antitoxin system VapB family antitoxin: protein MSTKSVYSIRIPAQFRKMMDEMDDVNWQEEIRQLTIRLIQEESKKRLLRDAESIRKKMKDVEAAELIREDRDVH, encoded by the coding sequence ATGTCTACAAAATCTGTATACAGTATTCGTATACCGGCCCAGTTTCGGAAGATGATGGATGAAATGGATGATGTGAACTGGCAAGAAGAAATACGGCAGTTAACCATTAGATTAATCCAGGAAGAAAGTAAAAAAAGGCTCCTCAGGGATGCTGAAAGTATCAGAAAAAAGATGAAGGATGTTGAAGCAGCAGAACTCATTAGAGAGGATAGGGATGTCCACTAA
- a CDS encoding BRO-N domain-containing protein, whose translation MLTDSKNPEDRGDLKIKMKIDEGSELYENIVQLKMPADGKMRLTDAASTKQLLRLIQSIPSPKAEPFKL comes from the coding sequence GTGTTAACCGATAGTAAAAACCCCGAAGATAGGGGTGATTTGAAAATTAAAATGAAAATTGATGAGGGTAGTGAACTGTACGAAAATATCGTACAGTTGAAAATGCCTGCTGATGGTAAAATGCGTTTAACCGACGCAGCCAGCACAAAACAATTATTGAGGTTAATTCAATCCATACCTTCGCCTAAGGCTGAACCTTTTAAATTATAG
- a CDS encoding HVO_A0114 family putative DNA-binding protein, producing MIIKLVRQMKGSELVEMLKEKYGSMDNLKRLMEKDPKNVLYPLDLEDWLYHLEHPDAEVKQSETIFIKDLKINMSDLKMLDIIKNQHPTSIRNLSYILHKDLKTVQPRVHKLAEEGFIKLEPGPKNAKKPVVNFNKIEIEI from the coding sequence ATGATAATAAAACTGGTTCGCCAGATGAAAGGTAGCGAATTGGTGGAAATGTTAAAGGAAAAATATGGTTCAATGGATAACTTAAAAAGGTTGATGGAAAAAGACCCGAAAAATGTTTTATATCCACTGGATTTAGAAGATTGGTTATACCACCTAGAACACCCAGACGCCGAAGTCAAACAATCTGAAACCATCTTCATAAAGGATCTTAAAATAAATATGTCAGATCTGAAAATGCTGGACATCATCAAAAATCAGCACCCCACATCCATAAGAAACCTTTCCTATATACTTCACAAAGATTTAAAAACAGTTCAACCAAGGGTGCATAAATTAGCAGAAGAAGGTTTCATTAAATTGGAACCGGGCCCTAAAAATGCCAAGAAACCTGTGGTTAATTTCAATAAAATAGAGATTGAGATATAA
- a CDS encoding nuclease-related domain-containing protein, with amino-acid sequence MGLVLLIRISGFILLTGIWGFLQLSLLALLVITGLIISRYGWSKRRTWSRGAKGEKIVAKKLKKLPKKYTAIRDVKIPNLGGDIDHVVVGPTGVYVIETKNYKPTYIPDEDCWYHTSGRVSPQNPAKQVKLQVSKLNVFLKNKLGKKLNKTAINPVISPINHNLILKKDIKSYEIVYPEDLVSYLSHGRKILSSKEVKEIINILAKYGRIK; translated from the coding sequence ATGGGATTGGTATTATTAATCAGGATCTCAGGGTTTATTCTATTAACCGGGATATGGGGATTTCTACAGTTATCCTTACTCGCCTTACTGGTCATCACCGGGCTAATCATATCTAGATATGGGTGGTCTAAACGCCGAACCTGGAGTAGGGGTGCTAAGGGTGAGAAGATAGTGGCTAAAAAGCTCAAGAAATTACCTAAAAAGTACACGGCTATTCGGGATGTTAAGATACCAAATTTGGGTGGTGATATTGACCATGTGGTGGTGGGACCCACCGGGGTCTACGTTATTGAAACCAAAAATTACAAGCCAACCTACATCCCAGATGAGGACTGCTGGTACCATACCTCCGGCAGAGTATCCCCACAAAACCCTGCCAAACAGGTGAAATTACAGGTCTCAAAGTTGAATGTTTTTCTAAAAAATAAACTGGGTAAAAAATTAAATAAAACAGCCATAAATCCAGTAATATCTCCAATAAACCATAATCTAATCCTTAAAAAAGATATAAAATCGTATGAAATCGTTTACCCTGAAGATCTAGTTTCTTACCTTTCCCACGGGCGGAAAATTCTGAGTTCTAAGGAAGTTAAGGAGATAATTAATATCTTAGCTAAGTATGGTAGAATAAAATAG
- a CDS encoding 4'-phosphopantetheinyl transferase family protein, whose amino-acid sequence MLLYYTDVSKLDINQAHHAVSLERLEKTARYIHQKDKKLSIGAELLLKYSLNQIGISNPVFDHDKYGKPFLGNHPHVHFNLSHSEDYVACAVTDSPVGVDIEHIQDAELDIARHYFFGSEYKHIQNSPRQERAFFQFWVLKESYMKMTGLGFRMALDEFSIDINNSSRDKGARIRVKTRNENTGGLELADKQPEFGVWSVAGDEYMLAVCSEGKINQEANSKPNSKPNSKPNLISLDDLLRETERETMEIKSQHQRGI is encoded by the coding sequence ATGCTGTTATATTACACTGATGTTTCAAAGCTGGACATAAATCAGGCCCATCATGCTGTATCTTTGGAGAGGCTTGAAAAAACAGCCAGATACATCCATCAGAAGGATAAAAAATTATCCATAGGTGCAGAACTTCTTTTAAAATATTCTTTAAATCAAATTGGCATTTCTAATCCGGTATTCGACCATGATAAATATGGTAAACCTTTTTTAGGGAACCATCCCCATGTTCATTTTAACCTCTCTCACTCCGAGGACTACGTGGCCTGTGCAGTTACTGATTCTCCAGTAGGAGTGGATATTGAACACATCCAAGATGCAGAGCTAGACATAGCCAGGCACTATTTTTTCGGCAGTGAATACAAGCATATCCAGAACAGCCCCCGTCAAGAGAGAGCTTTTTTCCAGTTTTGGGTTTTAAAGGAGAGTTACATGAAAATGACTGGCCTGGGATTCCGCATGGCCCTTGACGAATTCTCCATAGATATCAACAATAGCTCTCGGGATAAGGGTGCTAGGATAAGAGTTAAAACACGGAATGAAAACACCGGTGGATTGGAATTAGCTGACAAACAACCGGAATTTGGAGTTTGGAGCGTGGCTGGGGATGAGTACATGCTGGCGGTGTGTTCAGAAGGTAAAATTAACCAGGAAGCAAATTCAAAGCCAAATTCAAAGCCAAATTCAAAGCCAAATTTAATCAGTTTAGACGATTTATTGAGGGAAACCGAGAGGGAAACCATGGAAATAAAGAGCCAACACCAGAGGGGGATTTAA